A region from the Rhodamnia argentea isolate NSW1041297 chromosome 7, ASM2092103v1, whole genome shotgun sequence genome encodes:
- the LOC115741901 gene encoding uncharacterized protein LOC115741901 isoform X1 has protein sequence MIVLSENRTPQRERERERGRRRGRREREACSRFMSSCFFSLCIMALQLFKLYIYVCSLLLPFCPSSAKNSKSLLYPLELLILTNPPPCLSLTASRKEPRMERLNSKLYLQNCYIMKENERLRRKAQLLNQENQALLSELKQKLSKSPKSSNDPNGGAATTIPDLNLCSSSSTNPTKTSKP, from the exons ATGATTGTTCTGTCAGAGAACAGAAcacctcagagagagagagagagagagaggggaagaagaagaggaagaagagagagagaggcctgtTCACGGTTCATGAGTTCAtgcttcttttctctctgcatAATGGCCCTGCAGCTTTTCAAACTCTATATATACGTTTGCAGCCTCCTCCTTCCATTTTGTCCCTCATCAGCCAAAAACTCCAAGTCCTTGCTTTACCCACTGGAGCTGCTGATTCTTACAAATCCTCCTCCCTGTCTCTCTCTAACCGCCTCAAGAAAAG AGCCGAGAATGGAGAGGCTGAACTCAAAGCTCTACTTGCAAAACTGCTACATCATGAAGGAGAACGAGAGGCTGAGGAGGAAAGCCCAGCTCCTGAACCAGGAGAATCAAGCCCTCCTCTCTGAGCTGAAGCAGAAGCTCTCCAAATCCCCCAAATCAAGCAACGACCCGAATGGTGGCGCTGCCACAACCATTCCAGACCTCAACCTCTGCTCATCTTCCTCAACAAATCCTACCAAGACCAGCAAACCCTGA
- the LOC115741901 gene encoding protein LITTLE ZIPPER 3 isoform X2 → MERLNSKLYLQNCYIMKENERLRRKAQLLNQENQALLSELKQKLSKSPKSSNDPNGGAATTIPDLNLCSSSSTNPTKTSKP, encoded by the coding sequence ATGGAGAGGCTGAACTCAAAGCTCTACTTGCAAAACTGCTACATCATGAAGGAGAACGAGAGGCTGAGGAGGAAAGCCCAGCTCCTGAACCAGGAGAATCAAGCCCTCCTCTCTGAGCTGAAGCAGAAGCTCTCCAAATCCCCCAAATCAAGCAACGACCCGAATGGTGGCGCTGCCACAACCATTCCAGACCTCAACCTCTGCTCATCTTCCTCAACAAATCCTACCAAGACCAGCAAACCCTGA